A stretch of the Desulfobacter sp. genome encodes the following:
- a CDS encoding exopolyphosphatase, translated as MRIVTRPDFDGIVCAVLLLEAENSTMDIVWMEPNEVQSGKAPVCKGDIMANLPWHPNAGLWFDHHVSNKPETQVAGAFDIAPSAAGVIYTYYKNRNKLSSRFDDLVKNTDMIDSADLTKDQVQFPENYPHVILSMTIQNRGFQDIPYWNRLVDMLKTMDIDAILADPEVAGRCQAVITENKAFGQYLTDYTTLKGKISVTDFRPLDKVPQGNRFLTYSLFPHTIASVKIRYAGPEKTHVLLSVGRSIFNPHCRVNIGKMLSEFGGGGHAGAGGCTLEAKGAQDTIKIILARMEANEEDPPG; from the coding sequence ATGAGAATAGTGACCCGCCCGGATTTTGACGGTATTGTCTGTGCCGTTCTTCTCCTTGAGGCAGAAAACAGCACCATGGATATTGTCTGGATGGAACCCAACGAGGTCCAGTCAGGAAAGGCTCCTGTCTGCAAGGGAGATATCATGGCCAACCTGCCCTGGCACCCCAATGCCGGTCTCTGGTTCGACCATCATGTCTCCAACAAGCCTGAGACTCAAGTTGCCGGAGCCTTTGACATTGCCCCGTCTGCTGCCGGCGTCATTTACACCTATTATAAAAACCGAAATAAACTTTCCAGCCGGTTTGATGACCTGGTAAAAAATACCGACATGATCGACTCGGCAGACCTGACAAAGGACCAGGTCCAATTTCCAGAAAATTATCCCCATGTCATTTTGTCCATGACCATCCAAAATCGAGGATTTCAGGATATTCCCTATTGGAACCGCCTGGTGGACATGCTCAAAACCATGGATATTGATGCAATACTGGCAGATCCCGAGGTGGCCGGCCGCTGCCAGGCGGTTATCACAGAGAACAAGGCCTTTGGACAATACCTGACTGACTATACCACCTTGAAAGGCAAGATTTCCGTGACGGACTTCAGGCCCCTGGACAAGGTGCCCCAGGGCAATCGGTTTCTGACCTATTCCCTGTTTCCCCATACCATTGCCAGTGTTAAAATCCGGTATGCCGGCCCTGAAAAAACCCATGTTCTGCTCAGCGTGGGCCGCAGCATATTCAACCCCCACTGCCGGGTCAATATCGGAAAAATGCTGTCCGAGTTCGGCGGGGGCGGCCATGCCGGTGCCGGCGGGTGCACCCTTGAGGCCAAAGGAGCCCAGGATACGATTAAGATTATCCTGGCCCGGATGGAGGCCAACGAAGAAGACCCCCCGGGTTGA